One window of Pseudacidobacterium ailaaui genomic DNA carries:
- a CDS encoding putative colanic acid biosynthesis acetyltransferase, with protein MQPRVQDLGKFSLPPNFRGRPAWFVQLWWIVQSTLFHCSPQFMYGWRNFLLRLFGARIGKGVIVRPTAEITYPWKLTIGDHVWIGDHVTLYTLGEIYIGDNACVSQYSYICAAAHDYLKPTFDIFARKVVIEPEVWLATHVFVAPGVTVGRGAVVGACSVVTKDVPPMTISAGNPARVLRPRPTDTNEDMLSSVGQQSR; from the coding sequence ATGCAACCACGTGTTCAGGACCTGGGAAAGTTTTCTTTGCCGCCAAATTTTCGCGGACGGCCTGCATGGTTTGTGCAGCTTTGGTGGATTGTGCAGAGTACGCTTTTTCATTGCTCTCCGCAATTTATGTATGGCTGGCGCAATTTTCTCCTGCGTCTTTTTGGAGCGAGGATTGGGAAGGGGGTCATTGTCCGGCCAACAGCGGAGATTACCTACCCCTGGAAGCTTACCATTGGCGATCATGTCTGGATCGGGGACCACGTCACGCTTTACACCCTGGGTGAAATCTATATCGGAGATAACGCCTGTGTCTCTCAGTATTCCTATATCTGCGCAGCTGCACACGATTATTTGAAGCCGACCTTCGATATTTTTGCCCGCAAAGTTGTGATCGAGCCCGAGGTCTGGCTGGCCACTCATGTTTTTGTAGCCCCGGGCGTGACGGTTGGGCGGGGCGCAGTGGTGGGTGCATGCAGTGTAGTCACAAAAGATGTTCCGCCGATGACCATCAGCGCGGGGAATCCTGCCAGGGTCCTTCGTCCGCGCCCGACAGACACAAACGAAGATATGCTTAGCTCAGTTGGTCAGCAATCTCGCTGA
- a CDS encoding DUF6982 domain-containing protein, which yields MASSRKKVVVRKLNRDWLAGYLPSEGFARQGNLELLDLSGKVLILSIQQLKWVCFVRDFNSGEPQNPERLLRKNFAGRPRGEGLWLRLQLQDGDALDGLAENNLSLLAPEGFFLTPPDLRGNTQRVWIPRSALISWEVIAVIGASARKKPLPEERPQQGDLFLPQGASPHPLL from the coding sequence ATGGCCTCCAGCCGCAAAAAGGTCGTGGTTCGCAAACTGAACCGGGATTGGCTTGCCGGATATCTTCCCTCCGAGGGCTTCGCCCGGCAAGGCAACCTAGAGCTTTTGGACCTTTCTGGAAAAGTATTAATTCTTTCTATTCAGCAACTTAAATGGGTATGCTTCGTCCGCGACTTTAATTCTGGCGAACCTCAGAATCCGGAGCGCCTTTTGCGCAAAAATTTCGCCGGACGTCCTCGCGGGGAAGGACTATGGCTTCGTCTTCAACTTCAGGATGGCGATGCACTCGATGGCCTGGCGGAGAACAATCTCAGCCTTCTGGCACCCGAAGGATTCTTCCTTACCCCTCCCGATCTCCGAGGCAATACCCAGAGAGTGTGGATTCCGCGCAGCGCTCTCATCTCCTGGGAAGTCATTGCTGTCATCGGAGCTTCTGCCAGAAAGAAACCCCTACCGGAAGAAAGGCCACAACAAGGCGACCTCTTCCTCCCACAAGGAGCTTCACCCCATCCCTTGCTGTAG
- a CDS encoding CCA tRNA nucleotidyltransferase — protein sequence MPDYIYLLENRLLPAQQKAIQQVRDAARDAGMTVFLTGGAVRDLTTGTTVYDLDFTVQGNALKLKKALEKAGAVLWGEHEPTRTLFFWFPGSVRVEVSSARREEFPKPGKPVYHWAPILEDLRRRDFTANAMAISLNEGSYGLLLDPLNGIADIEARQLRLISPYGFIEDPSRLLRAVRLHTRLGWALEERTQARYENAKNEDVIESISAYLKGYELEEIGHEQDGLRVLKALEAEGWMKKTFPVWTSSKADAHGLEHLLEVYYQLLMQGVHPDLSAAQMELLTAKMQPKEIALLKRTFPRHGFVEQWNHLEAEAKKFANLLTSKDAATPSATWKLITSYQPEPVLWLAYSGKGAAIQNKFKNFFTVWPESRQKIPLALMQEMRITPEIERYQELLQELFFHLIDGKLQTEEEMRAFLEPYSPPAPPPPVSLRRSRRKAAEPRIKSEKFEEGEEEIEVPNLEDLDLDIEEDEEATEEEDAEEEVQDEPAVKTKAAAAQEKKEAKHKPVPAKKTSSKAVPAAGSKAAKSKSSKKSNASMASKASKVKPAKKATSKPGKKAAKKKH from the coding sequence ATGCCCGACTATATTTATCTTCTGGAAAACCGCCTTTTACCTGCCCAGCAAAAAGCCATCCAACAAGTGCGCGACGCCGCCCGCGATGCGGGAATGACGGTTTTTCTCACAGGTGGGGCCGTCCGCGATCTGACCACGGGAACCACTGTTTATGATCTGGATTTCACCGTGCAGGGAAATGCCCTAAAGCTGAAAAAGGCATTAGAAAAAGCTGGCGCGGTACTTTGGGGAGAGCACGAGCCGACCCGGACCCTGTTTTTCTGGTTTCCAGGCAGTGTAAGAGTAGAGGTCTCAAGCGCGCGGCGGGAAGAGTTTCCAAAGCCAGGCAAGCCTGTCTACCACTGGGCGCCGATTCTGGAAGATTTGCGCCGCCGGGATTTTACGGCGAATGCCATGGCGATTTCGCTCAACGAAGGCTCCTATGGGCTATTGCTGGACCCCCTGAACGGAATTGCTGATATCGAGGCCAGACAATTACGATTGATCAGCCCTTACGGCTTTATCGAAGATCCTTCGCGCCTGCTGCGTGCAGTGCGGCTGCACACCCGACTGGGATGGGCCCTGGAAGAGAGGACCCAGGCCCGTTATGAAAATGCCAAAAATGAAGACGTTATCGAATCCATTTCTGCATATCTGAAGGGATACGAACTGGAAGAGATAGGGCATGAGCAGGACGGACTGCGGGTGTTGAAGGCGCTGGAGGCCGAAGGCTGGATGAAGAAGACCTTCCCGGTCTGGACCAGTTCCAAAGCGGATGCTCATGGATTGGAGCATTTACTGGAAGTCTATTACCAGCTTTTGATGCAGGGGGTCCATCCGGACCTTTCTGCGGCCCAGATGGAGCTGCTGACGGCCAAAATGCAGCCCAAAGAGATTGCCTTATTGAAGCGGACCTTCCCCCGACACGGCTTCGTAGAGCAATGGAACCATCTGGAGGCAGAAGCCAAGAAATTTGCCAACCTTCTGACCAGTAAAGATGCAGCCACACCCTCTGCCACGTGGAAGCTGATTACCTCCTATCAACCGGAGCCGGTTCTCTGGCTGGCTTATTCAGGCAAAGGTGCCGCCATCCAGAATAAATTCAAAAACTTCTTTACAGTTTGGCCGGAATCCAGGCAAAAGATTCCGCTTGCCCTGATGCAGGAAATGCGGATCACTCCCGAGATTGAGCGCTACCAGGAACTGCTGCAGGAGCTCTTCTTCCATCTGATTGATGGAAAGTTGCAGACGGAGGAGGAAATGCGCGCCTTCCTGGAACCCTATTCGCCACCGGCACCCCCTCCGCCTGTGAGCCTTCGCCGCTCTCGTCGAAAGGCCGCCGAGCCCAGGATCAAATCTGAAAAGTTTGAAGAGGGAGAGGAAGAGATTGAAGTGCCGAACCTTGAGGACCTCGACCTCGACATAGAAGAAGATGAAGAAGCCACGGAAGAAGAAGATGCGGAGGAGGAAGTGCAGGACGAGCCTGCCGTAAAGACGAAGGCCGCGGCTGCGCAGGAAAAGAAGGAAGCAAAGCACAAGCCTGTACCCGCAAAGAAAACATCGAGTAAAGCTGTCCCGGCGGCTGGTTCAAAAGCTGCGAAATCAAAAAGCTCGAAGAAAAGTAATGCCTCTATGGCAAGCAAGGCATCGAAGGTGAAGCCAGCCAAAAAGGCGACATCGAAGCCTGGAAAAAAGGCTGCGAAGAAGAAGCATTAG
- a CDS encoding precorrin-2 dehydrogenase/sirohydrochlorin ferrochelatase family protein → MGLFPVFLKMKGRKCLVVGAGEVAESKIEGLLASEAEVTVVAPEAKPEIAALAQQGRLQWHRREFVPSDLTGMFLVVTATNRSEVNACVYREATRSGIICNAVDDPPNCDFYFPSIVNRGSLQIAISTAGQSPALAQQLRQEIDEQLPQDLGQWLDSLGKLRREVLGSMPAGEARKQLLHELAKRQVCDLEQCPSRRLAKDTVELSKTSAGNL, encoded by the coding sequence ATGGGTCTCTTCCCTGTTTTCCTGAAAATGAAAGGCAGAAAATGCCTGGTCGTGGGTGCGGGCGAAGTTGCGGAATCAAAGATTGAGGGTTTGCTGGCCTCAGAAGCTGAAGTCACTGTGGTCGCCCCAGAGGCCAAACCCGAGATTGCGGCACTGGCCCAGCAAGGCCGCCTCCAGTGGCATCGTCGTGAGTTTGTGCCCTCAGATCTCACTGGGATGTTCCTTGTCGTGACGGCTACGAACCGGTCTGAGGTAAACGCATGCGTCTATCGTGAAGCCACGCGGTCCGGCATCATTTGCAATGCTGTGGACGATCCTCCAAACTGTGATTTTTACTTTCCCTCCATCGTCAACAGAGGCAGCCTGCAAATTGCCATCTCAACGGCGGGCCAAAGTCCTGCCTTGGCCCAGCAATTACGCCAGGAGATCGACGAACAGCTACCGCAAGACCTTGGCCAGTGGCTGGATTCTTTAGGAAAGCTGCGGCGGGAGGTTCTTGGATCGATGCCCGCAGGTGAGGCACGCAAGCAACTGCTGCATGAGCTCGCCAAACGGCAGGTTTGCGACCTGGAACAATGCCCTTCCAGGCGTTTGGCTAAAGACACGGTGGAGTTATCAAAAACCTCAGCCGGTAATCTCTAA
- a CDS encoding nitrite/sulfite reductase, whose amino-acid sequence MSQIAQTPTVKETKAQKMERLKREKNPWEAFQEIREFARQGRASVLPEWASAYFKWWGIYTQGDGVGAVGGKGGEGLATEYFMMRVGIPNGILRSDQLRVIADIARKYARNFADITVRQNFQFHWLTIESLPEIVDALHAVGLSPKGACGDVVRNVTGCPLAGIAHDEIIDASPLALEIAHTLIANPEFYNLPRKFKISVSGCPVWCNYPELNDVALTAVRRGDQVGYTLRVGGGLSNEPHLAVKLDALISPEQALDVVRRVTEIFRDQQVLRESRDRARLKYLFTREGWTAERFLEELESRLGYKLDPGIEEVPPSDILRDHVGIHAQKQPGLTYVGASVLRGRISGDQLAAAADLADRYGSGELRTTIMQNLLFINVPAEKAIELTEELGKIGLFVEGSAFWRGGIACTGTEFCKLAITETKGFLRWLVEELEERVPEFTEQIKLHVTGCPNGCGQHWIADIGLEGKKAKHEGKMVDAYVFHVGGAVGQHAAIARPTNYRVPASEVPLALERLLRAYLAERRPEDNLRAYFSRQSVEEIRNRLSGTVTPVPAEIA is encoded by the coding sequence ATGAGCCAGATAGCCCAGACCCCTACGGTAAAAGAAACCAAGGCCCAGAAGATGGAACGTCTCAAACGTGAGAAGAATCCCTGGGAGGCCTTTCAAGAAATACGCGAGTTCGCGCGCCAGGGACGCGCCAGCGTCCTTCCGGAGTGGGCTTCGGCATATTTCAAATGGTGGGGCATTTATACCCAGGGTGACGGGGTCGGTGCCGTGGGCGGTAAGGGGGGAGAAGGGCTGGCAACTGAATATTTCATGATGCGGGTCGGTATCCCCAATGGAATTCTGCGCTCGGACCAGCTTCGCGTGATTGCGGACATTGCACGAAAATATGCGCGCAACTTTGCTGATATCACAGTTCGCCAGAACTTCCAGTTTCATTGGCTGACGATTGAATCCTTGCCCGAGATTGTGGATGCTCTTCATGCTGTTGGTCTCTCTCCCAAAGGGGCCTGCGGGGACGTGGTCCGCAATGTAACGGGCTGCCCTTTGGCCGGAATTGCCCACGACGAGATCATCGACGCTTCTCCGCTCGCTCTGGAAATCGCACACACCCTGATTGCCAACCCTGAGTTTTATAATCTGCCGCGCAAGTTCAAAATCTCAGTCTCCGGATGCCCGGTCTGGTGCAATTACCCTGAACTGAATGACGTGGCGCTCACGGCTGTCCGCCGAGGAGACCAGGTTGGCTATACACTGCGAGTCGGCGGGGGGCTTTCCAATGAACCACACCTTGCGGTCAAACTAGATGCGTTGATCAGCCCGGAACAGGCCCTGGATGTGGTCCGCCGAGTGACAGAGATTTTCCGGGACCAACAAGTGTTGCGGGAAAGCCGCGACCGTGCCCGCCTGAAGTACCTATTCACCCGTGAAGGATGGACTGCGGAGCGTTTCCTTGAGGAACTGGAATCACGCCTGGGATACAAACTCGACCCTGGCATCGAAGAAGTACCGCCATCTGATATTCTTCGCGACCATGTTGGGATTCATGCGCAAAAACAACCAGGCCTGACCTACGTGGGGGCTTCGGTCCTGCGGGGACGCATCAGCGGCGATCAGCTCGCGGCAGCTGCTGACCTCGCTGATCGTTATGGTTCTGGCGAACTGCGTACAACCATCATGCAGAACCTGCTCTTCATCAATGTGCCTGCCGAGAAAGCCATCGAGCTTACTGAGGAACTGGGCAAGATCGGCCTTTTTGTCGAGGGATCAGCATTCTGGCGAGGAGGCATTGCCTGCACAGGAACAGAGTTCTGCAAACTCGCGATCACTGAGACGAAGGGTTTTCTGCGCTGGCTGGTAGAAGAACTGGAAGAACGCGTTCCTGAGTTCACTGAGCAGATCAAGCTGCACGTAACCGGATGCCCGAATGGATGCGGCCAGCATTGGATTGCCGACATTGGGCTGGAGGGAAAGAAGGCCAAGCATGAGGGAAAGATGGTCGATGCCTATGTCTTTCATGTTGGCGGAGCAGTGGGTCAACATGCCGCCATAGCCCGACCCACCAATTATCGTGTCCCTGCAAGCGAAGTGCCTTTGGCATTGGAACGGCTTCTGCGCGCTTACCTGGCCGAGCGCAGGCCCGAGGACAATCTGCGCGCCTATTTCTCTCGGCAATCGGTAGAGGAGATACGCAACCGACTTTCAGGGACTGTAACTCCAGTCCCCGCAGAAATTGCGTAA
- a CDS encoding lysophospholipid acyltransferase family protein encodes MLLRRIGITVRSEGPVPELGLIVSNHLGYLDIPLHAALGPRVFVSKREVASWPIFGLLARLGGTIFLKRGNRLSATEAAIEVEFALRSNVPVVLFPEGTSTDGTTLLPFHTFLFEPAIETESAVSAAAVRYGSAGAEERDLCYYGEIHFAPHLMETLARKQVSGLVRFDGRSKIYSHRKLAANDCWERVARLRLNAQRLPHADMAGQWL; translated from the coding sequence ATGCTTCTTCGGCGCATTGGAATTACGGTACGCAGCGAAGGGCCGGTTCCAGAACTGGGACTGATTGTTTCCAACCATCTCGGTTATCTGGATATTCCATTGCATGCTGCGCTGGGTCCTCGGGTCTTTGTTTCCAAACGAGAGGTAGCATCGTGGCCGATATTTGGCCTGCTGGCCCGTCTGGGAGGGACCATTTTTCTCAAACGTGGGAACCGTCTTAGTGCCACCGAGGCCGCCATTGAAGTAGAATTTGCGCTCCGCTCAAATGTTCCCGTTGTTCTTTTTCCCGAGGGCACCAGCACCGATGGGACCACATTACTTCCCTTCCATACGTTCCTGTTCGAACCTGCTATCGAAACAGAATCTGCTGTAAGTGCCGCCGCTGTCCGTTATGGCTCTGCTGGTGCCGAAGAACGAGACCTTTGCTATTACGGAGAGATTCATTTTGCTCCACACCTGATGGAGACCCTGGCCCGAAAACAAGTATCTGGGTTGGTCCGTTTTGATGGCAGGTCGAAGATTTACTCTCATCGCAAACTGGCCGCGAATGACTGCTGGGAAAGAGTCGCCAGATTGCGGCTCAATGCACAACGCTTGCCGCATGCCGATATGGCCGGGCAATGGCTTTGA
- a CDS encoding GNAT family N-acetyltransferase yields MRLAVSEQDRISACRLRFRVFNLELGEGLSSSYHTGLDMDQFDYVCDHLIVEDQSHHEIVGTYRMQCGMTALQRLGYYSAREFDFSPYEGVRSELLELGRASIDREHRSSEVLNLLWRGIAQYCKVRGLRYLIGCSSLNSQDPSEGWAVYEQLQPYLASPEFLTTPTQAFRLPPQRFSMNAAPRIPRLLRTYIGIGARICGEPAWDRDFGTIDFLTLLDLQHLTPAARERFLPDTEQQPLTAASSCA; encoded by the coding sequence ATGAGGCTAGCCGTTTCAGAGCAGGATCGCATCTCCGCCTGCCGACTCAGGTTCAGGGTCTTTAACCTGGAGCTGGGGGAGGGACTTTCGTCCTCATATCATACCGGCCTCGATATGGACCAGTTTGATTACGTTTGCGACCATCTTATCGTCGAAGACCAAAGTCATCATGAAATTGTAGGCACCTATCGGATGCAGTGCGGGATGACAGCTCTGCAAAGGCTGGGATACTACAGCGCACGGGAATTTGATTTCAGCCCCTATGAGGGTGTCCGCAGCGAGCTTCTCGAACTCGGACGCGCGTCTATTGACCGCGAGCACCGGTCCAGTGAGGTCTTGAATCTGCTGTGGAGAGGAATCGCACAGTATTGCAAGGTTCGGGGCCTACGCTATCTCATTGGTTGTTCTTCGTTAAATTCTCAGGATCCATCTGAAGGATGGGCGGTGTATGAACAACTCCAGCCTTACCTTGCTTCACCAGAATTCCTCACTACACCTACCCAAGCCTTCCGGTTACCACCGCAAAGATTTTCGATGAATGCCGCTCCCCGTATCCCAAGACTCCTAAGGACTTATATTGGAATTGGGGCGCGTATTTGCGGAGAACCGGCATGGGACCGCGATTTCGGAACCATTGACTTTCTTACCCTGCTTGATCTCCAACACTTGACGCCGGCAGCGAGGGAACGATTTCTACCAGACACAGAACAGCAGCCGCTTACGGCCGCATCATCCTGCGCTTAG
- a CDS encoding dUTP diphosphatase, translating into MIKVKLLHPDARIPTVNYPGSDLGYDLYSVEDVTLPPGVPVKVRTGIAVEASDGYGFVLGDRSSMAAKGITYAGGRIDAGYRGEILVCLINVNQPRFSLHVERDVHGKLIHAELEQSDVSVVIRKGDKIAQMSPFLPVTHLPVIAVDELSESSRGAKGFGSSGR; encoded by the coding sequence ATGATTAAAGTTAAGCTCCTTCATCCTGATGCCCGGATACCTACAGTCAATTATCCGGGAAGTGATCTTGGTTATGATCTTTATTCGGTCGAAGATGTAACCCTGCCTCCGGGGGTGCCCGTGAAGGTCCGTACCGGTATCGCCGTGGAAGCCTCCGACGGATATGGCTTTGTTTTAGGAGACAGGTCTTCGATGGCTGCCAAAGGAATAACGTATGCTGGCGGCAGAATTGATGCGGGATATCGCGGTGAGATCCTCGTCTGTCTCATCAACGTGAATCAGCCACGCTTTTCTTTGCATGTCGAGCGAGATGTGCATGGAAAGTTGATTCATGCGGAACTAGAACAATCGGACGTAAGCGTAGTCATCCGAAAGGGCGATAAGATTGCGCAGATGTCTCCGTTTTTGCCGGTCACTCATCTTCCCGTCATCGCTGTGGATGAACTTTCCGAAAGTAGCCGTGGGGCGAAAGGGTTCGGTTCCAGCGGGCGTTGA
- the proC gene encoding pyrroline-5-carboxylate reductase, which translates to MNTDLSQLRVAVLGAGKMGGILLQAFLKQQLFTSDQLTATVAHEERAQVLSAQWGVEVTTDNLAAAKSADLILLGVKPFQVADLIAHLQPVLNPEKMLVSFATGVKTETMEQAAGVALPIVRSMPNTPSMLGVGMTALCRGRYVSDEQMALASRIFETIGRTVIVDEKHMDAVTALSASGPAYIYIILESLAEAGVKVGLPRDTATLLAAQMTFGAAKMVLDTGYHPALLKDAVTTPAGCTIDGILELEEGGLRVTLIKAVMRAAQRAKELAAG; encoded by the coding sequence ATGAACACAGACCTTTCTCAGTTACGAGTGGCCGTACTCGGTGCAGGAAAAATGGGCGGCATTTTGTTGCAGGCATTTCTGAAACAGCAGCTGTTTACCAGCGACCAGCTCACTGCTACCGTCGCCCATGAAGAACGTGCCCAGGTGCTTTCTGCACAATGGGGCGTCGAGGTCACTACGGACAACCTGGCCGCGGCAAAAAGTGCAGACCTGATTCTGCTGGGCGTAAAACCATTTCAGGTCGCCGATTTGATTGCTCATCTTCAACCTGTACTCAACCCAGAGAAGATGCTGGTTTCTTTCGCCACGGGTGTAAAGACCGAGACCATGGAGCAAGCAGCAGGAGTGGCTTTACCGATCGTCCGCTCCATGCCAAATACTCCTTCCATGCTGGGCGTCGGTATGACAGCGCTCTGCCGGGGACGCTACGTAAGCGACGAGCAGATGGCCCTCGCCTCACGCATCTTTGAGACGATTGGCCGCACCGTGATTGTAGATGAAAAACATATGGATGCCGTCACGGCACTCTCTGCCAGCGGGCCTGCATACATCTACATCATCCTGGAATCCCTGGCCGAGGCTGGAGTAAAAGTAGGACTGCCTCGGGACACAGCGACTCTTCTGGCTGCACAAATGACCTTTGGAGCAGCGAAGATGGTGCTTGATACGGGATACCATCCTGCTTTGCTGAAAGACGCGGTGACCACACCGGCCGGATGCACCATTGACGGCATCCTGGAATTGGAAGAAGGAGGCCTGCGGGTGACACTGATTAAGGCCGTCATGCGCGCGGCCCAGCGTGCAAAAGAATTAGCTGCGGGTTGA
- a CDS encoding DUF885 domain-containing protein: protein MKNLVSLALTGVFLACSAFAQNSPTTAERSKALETLFAEIWQDRLQHNPEFASSLGDKRWNDQLTDYSVAAYNEKLARERDYLVRLAAIDTTGLSEQEQLSKDLMARELAQDQEAALFKPWEMPVNQFSGLHSELPRLVSQLSFDTVKDYDDYIARLRKVPTAFQQITDNMMAGVDDHRVPPKYLLEKVLIQVNTIAQQKPEDTPFARPLHKFPSGISSAEQQRIKTEMLDAIQKQVLPAYARFAKFLQAIYIPAGRSEPGVWSIPDGDKYYAFLVRHSTTTDLTPDQIHQIGLDEVKRDEAEMLVIAQKLGFKDVASLRASIAANPKLHPQSREQLLDAYRHDIDDIRPKLPELFGRLPKAPLTVEAVPEFIEKDQAPAYYEHGTPDGKRPGTVYVNTYDYQHRSLANVESIAYHEGLPGHHLQISIAQELTGLPEFRKYEHYTAFTEGWGLYAERLGKDIGFYQDPYSDFGRLEADIFRAIRLVVDTGVHSKHWTRDQMVQYFHQHSGLDDSTINAEVDRYIAWPAQALGYKMGQLKILELRTRAEKLLGSNFNLKAFHDEVLDSGALPLDVLDERVTAWIEQQKAK from the coding sequence ATGAAAAACCTTGTTTCTCTTGCCCTTACCGGAGTGTTCCTTGCCTGCTCTGCCTTCGCACAGAACTCCCCCACTACGGCTGAGCGAAGCAAGGCGCTTGAGACGCTTTTCGCTGAAATCTGGCAGGACCGGTTACAGCACAATCCCGAATTTGCCTCATCTCTTGGTGATAAGCGTTGGAATGACCAGCTTACCGACTACTCCGTTGCGGCCTACAACGAAAAACTGGCTCGCGAACGCGACTACCTGGTACGTTTGGCCGCGATCGACACCACCGGTTTGAGCGAACAGGAGCAGCTAAGCAAAGACCTGATGGCCCGTGAGCTGGCGCAGGACCAGGAAGCTGCACTCTTTAAGCCATGGGAAATGCCCGTCAACCAGTTCAGCGGACTTCATTCTGAACTGCCACGTCTGGTTTCGCAGCTTAGCTTTGACACAGTCAAGGACTACGATGACTACATCGCGCGTCTCAGAAAGGTCCCGACTGCTTTTCAGCAGATTACGGACAACATGATGGCAGGTGTGGATGACCATCGTGTCCCGCCGAAGTATCTGCTGGAAAAAGTCTTGATACAAGTCAATACCATCGCCCAGCAAAAGCCGGAAGATACGCCTTTTGCACGGCCCCTGCATAAGTTTCCCTCCGGAATTTCCTCAGCCGAGCAGCAGCGCATCAAGACTGAGATGCTCGATGCCATCCAGAAACAGGTCCTGCCCGCCTATGCACGCTTTGCGAAATTCCTGCAGGCCATCTACATTCCCGCGGGACGTTCAGAGCCGGGGGTCTGGTCTATACCGGATGGAGACAAGTATTACGCCTTTTTGGTCCGCCACAGCACAACTACAGATCTGACTCCGGACCAAATCCACCAGATCGGCCTCGATGAAGTCAAGCGCGACGAAGCCGAAATGCTGGTGATTGCGCAAAAGCTTGGCTTCAAAGACGTGGCCTCGCTGCGGGCTTCCATTGCTGCCAATCCAAAGCTGCATCCGCAAAGCCGCGAGCAGTTGCTCGATGCCTACAGGCACGACATTGACGATATAAGGCCGAAACTTCCGGAGCTTTTTGGACGACTCCCCAAAGCGCCTCTCACGGTGGAAGCGGTACCGGAATTTATTGAAAAGGACCAGGCGCCTGCTTACTACGAACACGGCACGCCTGATGGCAAACGTCCTGGCACCGTATACGTAAACACATACGATTATCAGCACCGCTCATTGGCCAATGTCGAGTCCATTGCCTATCATGAAGGTCTACCCGGTCATCATCTACAGATCTCGATTGCACAGGAACTGACCGGCCTGCCTGAGTTCCGCAAATATGAGCATTACACAGCATTCACAGAAGGCTGGGGTCTTTACGCAGAACGACTAGGCAAAGATATTGGTTTCTATCAGGACCCGTATTCGGATTTCGGCAGGCTGGAAGCGGACATCTTCCGTGCCATCCGGCTGGTTGTCGATACAGGGGTGCATTCCAAACATTGGACGCGCGACCAGATGGTGCAGTATTTCCATCAGCACTCTGGATTGGATGATTCCACCATCAATGCTGAAGTAGACCGCTACATTGCGTGGCCGGCCCAGGCCCTTGGTTACAAGATGGGGCAATTGAAGATCCTGGAACTCCGCACGAGAGCAGAAAAACTGTTAGGCAGCAATTTCAATTTGAAAGCATTTCATGACGAAGTGCTGGATTCCGGCGCTTTGCCTCTGGATGTTCTGGATGAACGTGTCACCGCATGGATTGAACAGCAAAAGGCAAAATAA
- a CDS encoding sigma-54-dependent transcriptional regulator, translating into MGALTQWNNGAFSGARQIHRLGSMLAQSLVMERLFARMRQTAPHVRIVAFEGEAGTGKMLAAQTLHAFGPVSRANFVPCPASHFTTGDVQPLLEEASGGTLFLTRVGDLGPEQQSRLFDFLEWWEHRSTRNTSGHFPQQIFFSSQQPIRKLSASGRLRADLCYRLTAIRFVLPPLRERREDIALLAEHFALQFGVEQKKPIRGISDTALQRLLSHSWPGNVRELQMTISNAVLESESQWIRPIDIALLPLEAVRPAIRPAAPQAEDSEEDPNLDRMIVRHVRNVLAKTGGNKLRAAQMLGISRSTLYRLLESSSGPAVKALV; encoded by the coding sequence GTGGGTGCATTGACACAATGGAACAACGGGGCCTTTTCCGGGGCCAGGCAGATACACCGACTGGGCAGCATGCTGGCGCAAAGCCTGGTCATGGAACGGCTCTTTGCCCGCATGCGGCAGACGGCCCCCCATGTCCGCATCGTGGCCTTTGAAGGTGAGGCCGGAACAGGCAAAATGCTGGCAGCACAAACGCTTCATGCATTTGGACCAGTATCGCGTGCGAACTTTGTTCCCTGCCCGGCTTCGCACTTTACCACCGGGGATGTGCAGCCGCTGCTGGAAGAAGCGAGTGGTGGCACGCTTTTTCTGACGCGTGTTGGCGATCTCGGACCGGAGCAACAATCGCGGCTCTTTGATTTTCTGGAATGGTGGGAACACCGCAGCACCCGCAACACAAGCGGTCATTTCCCGCAGCAGATATTTTTTAGCTCGCAGCAGCCAATACGCAAACTATCTGCCTCGGGGCGGCTGCGCGCAGACCTGTGCTATCGTTTGACCGCAATCCGTTTTGTATTGCCTCCGCTACGCGAACGCAGGGAGGACATTGCCCTGCTGGCTGAACACTTCGCCCTACAGTTTGGCGTAGAACAAAAGAAGCCCATTCGGGGAATCAGCGATACTGCCTTACAGCGGTTACTGTCTCATAGCTGGCCTGGAAACGTTCGCGAGCTGCAGATGACCATTTCCAATGCTGTTCTGGAAAGTGAGAGCCAATGGATTCGTCCGATTGACATTGCCTTACTCCCCTTGGAAGCGGTGCGACCTGCCATACGTCCAGCGGCGCCACAGGCAGAAGATTCTGAAGAAGATCCAAATCTAGACCGCATGATCGTACGTCATGTCCGTAATGTGCTGGCAAAGACTGGCGGAAATAAACTGCGCGCCGCCCAGATGCTGGGCATCAGCCGGTCTACTCTTTACCGACTGCTGGAGTCCAGCTCTGGACCAGCCGTGAAAGCCCTCGTCTAG